One Ensifer adhaerens genomic region harbors:
- the hmpA gene encoding NO-inducible flavohemoprotein, which yields MPKPLSPETVQIVKASAPALAAHGTEITKSMYARLFRDDHIRALFNHANQGEGGSQVNALAAAILAYAQNIDNLGVLGPVVERIAHKHIGYHILPEHYPFVAKALLAAVEDVLGSAATPELLNAWGEAYWFLADILKERETAIRGELMERSGGWNGWRDFVIVSKVRESDVVTSFILKPKDGGRVARHRPGQYLTFRFQLDNGLEMKRNYSISSGPNDSFYRISVKREAQGQGGSRYLHDQATVGTVLSATPPAGDFFLPEAPEAPVVLLSGGVGLTPMVSILETIAEEHPNLEAHFVHGALNSGTHAMDRHVRELADAHGKITISSFYSAPANGDAVGLSHDFDGFITAEWLRKHTPIANAEFYLCGPKPFLRALVPALAREGVSSERVHYEFFGPADELIAA from the coding sequence ATGCCGAAACCACTCTCCCCCGAGACTGTCCAGATCGTGAAAGCCAGCGCTCCGGCGCTCGCGGCCCACGGAACGGAAATCACGAAGAGCATGTATGCCCGCCTCTTCCGTGACGATCATATCCGCGCGCTGTTCAACCACGCCAATCAGGGCGAAGGCGGTTCACAGGTCAACGCGCTTGCCGCCGCCATTCTCGCCTATGCGCAGAACATCGATAATCTCGGCGTGCTTGGCCCGGTGGTCGAACGGATCGCCCACAAGCACATCGGCTACCATATCCTTCCGGAGCACTATCCCTTTGTAGCCAAGGCTCTTCTCGCCGCCGTCGAGGATGTGCTCGGAAGTGCTGCGACCCCTGAGCTCCTCAACGCATGGGGCGAGGCCTATTGGTTCCTGGCCGATATTCTCAAGGAGCGCGAAACCGCCATACGCGGCGAACTGATGGAGCGCTCGGGCGGTTGGAACGGCTGGAGAGATTTCGTCATCGTCTCAAAAGTTCGCGAGAGCGACGTCGTCACCTCGTTTATCCTGAAACCCAAGGACGGCGGTCGCGTTGCGCGCCACAGACCCGGCCAATATCTGACGTTTCGCTTCCAACTGGACAATGGCCTGGAGATGAAGCGCAACTACTCGATCTCCAGCGGGCCGAACGACAGCTTCTACCGCATCTCGGTAAAGCGCGAGGCGCAGGGGCAAGGCGGATCCCGATATCTCCACGATCAGGCGACCGTCGGCACGGTCTTGAGCGCGACCCCGCCGGCCGGCGACTTCTTCCTCCCCGAAGCGCCGGAAGCACCTGTCGTATTGCTGTCGGGTGGCGTCGGCCTGACCCCCATGGTCAGCATTCTCGAGACGATCGCCGAGGAACATCCGAACCTCGAGGCGCACTTCGTCCACGGCGCGCTGAACAGCGGCACGCATGCCATGGATCGGCATGTTCGCGAACTCGCCGACGCACACGGCAAGATCACGATCAGCAGCTTCTATAGTGCGCCTGCAAACGGGGATGCCGTGGGGCTGTCGCACGACTTCGATGGCTTCATCACCGCGGAATGGCTTCGCAAGCACACGCCGATCGCCAATGCCGAATTCTATCTCTGTGGCCCCAAACCGTTCCTTCGTGCGCTCGTCCCGGCTCTTGCCAGGGAAGGCGTTTCCAGCGAGCGGGTCCACTATGAGTTCTTCGGCCCAGCCGACGAACTCATTGCAGCCTAA
- a CDS encoding Rrf2 family transcriptional regulator produces the protein MRLTKYTDYAMRLMIYLGSQPTGLSSIREISDTFSVSQNHMMKVVQDLANAGFLEAVRGRNGGIRLARAANEINLGALLRHTEELSDLIDCRGCRIAPACSLPSVLSEATAAFVAVFDKYTLADLVEKRSTLGVLLGFRAALPGEDCTV, from the coding sequence ATGAGGCTCACGAAATACACCGACTATGCGATGCGCCTGATGATCTATCTGGGCTCCCAGCCCACTGGGCTCAGCTCCATCCGGGAGATATCCGATACCTTCTCGGTCTCGCAGAACCATATGATGAAAGTGGTTCAAGACCTCGCGAATGCGGGGTTTCTGGAGGCTGTACGCGGCCGGAACGGCGGTATCAGGCTCGCAAGGGCTGCGAACGAAATCAATCTCGGCGCTCTCCTCCGGCACACGGAGGAGTTGTCGGATCTGATCGATTGCCGAGGTTGCCGCATCGCGCCGGCCTGCAGCCTGCCGTCCGTCCTTTCGGAAGCCACGGCCGCCTTCGTCGCGGTCTTCGACAAGTACACGCTTGCGGATCTCGTCGAAAAACGCTCGACGCTCGGCGTGCTCCTGGGTTTCAGGGCAGCGTTGCCGGGCGAAGATTGCACCGTGTGA